A single region of the Melopsittacus undulatus isolate bMelUnd1 chromosome 10, bMelUnd1.mat.Z, whole genome shotgun sequence genome encodes:
- the RNF44 gene encoding LOW QUALITY PROTEIN: RING finger protein 44 (The sequence of the model RefSeq protein was modified relative to this genomic sequence to represent the inferred CDS: deleted 1 base in 1 codon) → MRPWELAVNRRPPSAPFNQRRFSGGPCSSPDHLRRSPPARRQWGRRERPLAALLGQDEPQLHPAFPQQPHGPVDEPRAYALPSTPPRMLHPAAHPPHQNPFMVDLHDQVHQGPVPLSYTVTTVTTQGFPIHAGQHIPGCSTQQLPACSVMFSGQHYPLCCLPPPLIQACAMQQLPVSYQTFPPIISSDHYILHPPPPPVPPHQPPHMAPLGQFVPLQAQHPRMPLQRIDNDVDLRGEQHPIAGFTYPPSHHAPTLSPSVPLHYLPHDPLHQELPFGVPYPHMMPRRLNTQRYRLQQRCPPPPPPPPPPPYYPSFLPYFLSMLPVSPTAVGPTISLDLDVDDVEMENYEALLNLAERLGEAKPRGLTKADIEHLPSYRFNPESHQSEQTLCVVCFSDFEARQLLRVLPCNHEFHAKCVDKWLKANRTCPICRADASEVQRDAD, encoded by the exons ATGCGACCATGGGAACTGGCAGTGAATAGGCGGCCACCCTCTGCCCCTTTTAACCAGCGCCGTTTCTCGGGGGGACCCTGCAGCAGCCCCGACCACCTCCGGCGAAG CCCCCCTGCCAGGCGTCAGTGGGGACGACGCGAGCGACCTCTGGCAGCCCTGCTGGGCCAGGATGAGCCCCAGCTGCACCCTGCCTTCCCCCAGCAGCCGCACGGCCCTGTAGATGAGCCCCGCGCATACGCTCTCCCCAGCACGCCGCCACGAATGCTTCACCCGGCCGCTCACCCGCCCCACCAGAACCCATTCATGGTGGATCTGCATGACCAG GTGCACCAGGGACCTGTCCCTCTCTCCTACACGGTTACCACCGTCACGACACAAGGCTTCCCCATCCACGCTGGCCAGCACATCCCTGggtgcagcacccagcagctcccagcatgcTCAGTGATGTTCAGTGGACAGCACTACCCGCTCTGCTGCCTCCCACCCCCG CTGATCCAAGCATGTGCCATGCAACAGCTTCCCGTTTCCTACCAGACGTTCCCCCCCATCATCTCCAGCGACCATTACATCCTGCACCCCCCACCACCGCCAGTGCCCCCCCACCAGCCACCCCACATGGCCCCCCTGGGGCAGTTTGTACCTCTCCAAGCCCAGCATCCGCGTATG CCTCTGCAGAGGATAGACAATGACGTGGACCTGCGAGGGGAGCAGCACCCCATTGCGGGCTTCACGTACCCCCCGTCCCATCATGCTCCCACGCTGTCCCCCTCCGTGCCGCTGCATTACCTCCCCCACGACCCACTGCACCAAGAATTGCCATTTGGCGTG CCATACCCCCACATGATGCCCCGGCGGCTGAACACCCAGCGGTACCGGCTGCAGCAG cgctgcccccccccaccGCCTCCTCCGCCGCCCCCCCCGTACTACCCGAGCTTCCTGCCCTATTTCCT CTCTATGCTTCCTGTGTCGCCGACAGCCGTGGGACCCACGATCAGCCTGGACCTGGACGTGGACGATGTGGAGATGGAGAATTACGAG GCGCTGCTGAACCTGGCTGAGCGGCTGGGGGAGGCCAAGCCGCGGGGACTCACCAAAGCAGACATCGAGCACCTCCCGTCCTACCGCTTCAACCCTGAGAGCCACCAGTCCGAGCAGACCCT GTGCGTCGTGTGCTTCAGTGACTTCGAGGCCCGGCAGCTTCTCCGCGTCCTGCCCTGCAACCACGAGTTCCACGCCAAGTGTGTCGACAAATGGTTAAAG GCAAACCGCACATGCCCGATCTGCCGGGCGGACGCGTCAGAGGTGCAGCGGGATGCGGACTGA
- the HIGD2A gene encoding HIG1 domain family member 2A, mitochondrial yields the protein MAAEPPPPLEPIVLPVFREEGFGDKFLRKTRENPLVPLGCLCTLGVLTYGLINFKRGDTRKSQLMMRARILAQGLTFAALLGGMAVTAMKSRK from the exons ATGGCGGCCGAGCCTCCTCCGCCGCTGGAGCCCATCGTGCTGCCGGTGTTCAGGGAGGAGGGCTTCGGCGACAAGTTCCTGCGCAAGACCCGCGAGAACCCGCTGGTGCCCCTGG GCTGCCTCTGCACCCTCGGCGTCCTGACCTACGGGCTGATCAACTTCAAGAGGGGCGACACCCGCAAGTCCCAGCTGATGATGCGGGCACGTATCCTGGCCCAGGGCTTAACCTTCGCGGCCCTCCTCGGGGGCATGGCAGTCACAGCCATGAAGTCCAGAAAGTGA
- the CLTB gene encoding clathrin light chain B: MADDFGFFSSSEAAGAEEDPAAAFLAQQESEIAGIENDEGFGPTDGESATPPTGQAAQPEPAGFQNGGTTVNGDVFQESNGPTDAYAAIAKADRLTQEPESIRKWREEQKKRLEELDAASKVTEQEWREKAKKDLEEWNLRQNEQMEKNRANNRASEEAFLKESKEETPGSEWEKVAQLCDFNPKSSKQSKDVSRMRSVLISLKQTPLSR, from the exons ATGGCCGACGACTTCGGCTTCTTTTCCTCATCTGAGGCGGCCGGCGCCGAGGAGGACCCGGCCGCCGCTTTCCTGGCCCAACAGGAGAGCGAGATCGCGGGCATCGAGAACGACGAGGGCTTCGGGCCGACCGACGGCGAGTCGGCCACCCCCCCGACCGGGCAGGCGGCCCAGCCGGAACCGG CTGGTTTCCAGAATGGAGGAACCACTGTCAATGGAGATGTCTTCCAG GAGTCCAATGGCCCCACCGATGCCTATGCAGCCATAGCCAAGGCTGACCGGCTGACCCAGGAACCTGAGAGCATCCGCAAGTGGAGGGAGGAGCAGAAGAAgcgcctggaggagctgg ATGCAGCATCGAAGGTGACTGAGCAGGAATGGCGTGAGAAGGCCAAGAAGGACCTGGAGGAATGGAACCTGCGTCAGAATGAGCAGATGGAGAAGAACCGAGCAAACAACAG GGCCTCGGAGGAAGCATTCCTGAAGGAGTCCAAGGAGGAAACCCCTGGCTCCGAATGGGAGAAGGTGGCTCAGCTCTGTGATTTCAATCCCAAGAGCAGCAAGCAGAGCAAGGATGTCTCGCGGATGCGCTCGGTGCTCATCTCCCTCAAACAGACACCCCTGTCCCGTTAG
- the FAF2 gene encoding FAS-associated factor 2 codes for MAAPEERELTAEQTEKLLQFQDLTGIESMDQCRHTLEQHNWNIEAAVQDRLNEQEGVPSVFNPPPSRPLQVNTADHRIYSYVVSRPQPRGLLGWGYYFIMLPFRFTYYTLLDIFRFALRFIRPDPRSRVTDPVGDIISFIHMFEEKYGRIHPVFYQGTYSQALNDAKRELRFLLVYLHGDDHQDTDEFCRNTLCVPEVITLINTRMLFWACSTNKPEGYRVSQALRENTYPFLAVIMLKDRRMTVVGRLEGLIQADDLINQLMFIMDANQTYLVSERLEREERNQTQVLRQQQDEAYLASLRADQEKERKKKEEREMKKRKEEEVQQQKLAEERRRQTLQEEKERKSECLPPEPHPDDPDSVKIIFKLPNDSRVERRFHFTQSLTVIHDFLFSLKESPEKFQIEANFPRRVLPCLPTEEWPNPPTLQEAGLSHTEVLFVQDLTDD; via the exons ATGGCGGCGCCTGAGGAGCGGGAGCTGACGGCGGAGCAGACCGAGAAGCTGTTGCAGTTCCAG GACCTAACTGGCATAGAGTCCATGGACCAGTGTCGTCACACATTGGAACAGCACAACTGGAACATAGAG GCAGCTGTACAGGACCGACTAAATGAACAAGAAGGTGTCCCAAGTGTCTTTAATCCTCCTCCATCCCGGCCGTTGCAGGTCAATACAGCTGACCACAGGATCTACAGCTATGTTGTCTCAAGGCCACAACCAAGG GGCCTGTTAGGATGGGGTTACTACTTCATAATGCTTCCATTCCGATTCACCTATTACACATTACTTGATATATTTAG GTTTGCTCTGCGTTTTATACGCCCTGATCCTCGTAGTCGGGTCACTGACCCAGTGGGGGACATTATTTCGTTTATTCATATGTTTGAGGAAAAATATGGGAGGATACACCCTGTCTTCTACCAGGGAACTTACAGCCAG GCACTGAATGATGCCAAGCGGGAGCTGCGCTTCCTGTTGGTTTATCTTCATGGAGATGACCACCAAGACACGGATGAATTCTGCCG CAATACACTGTGCGTACCTGAGGTGATCACCCTCATAAACACCAGAATGCTCTTCTGGGCTTGTTCAACCAACAAACCAGAGGGATACAGAG TCTCCCAGGCTCTGCGAGAGAACACATACCCATTCCTGGCTGTGATCATGCTGAAGGATCGCAGGATGACAGTAGTTGGGCGGCTGGAAGGCCTTATCCAGGCTGATGACCTCATTAATCAACTGATGTTCATCATGGATGCCAACCAGACATACCTGGTGTCTGAACGCCTGGAAAG GGAAGagagaaaccaaacccaagtcttgaggcagcagcaggatgaggcATATCTTGCATCCTTACGTGCGGACCAGGAAAAGGAGCGCAAGAAGAAGGAGGAACGGgagatgaagaagaggaaggaggaggaagtgcAGCAGCAAAAACTAGCAGAGGAGAGGCGGCGGCAG AcactgcaggaggagaaggagcgCAAGTCGGAATGCCTTCCCCCTGAGCCACATCCTGATGACCCAGACAGTGTCAAGATCATTTTCAAGCTGCCTAATGATTCCAGAGTGGAGCGGCGATTCCACTTCACACAGTCCTTGACG GTGATCCACGACTTCCTGTTCTCCTTGAAAGAAAGCCCTGAAAAGTTCCAGATTGAGGCCAACTTCCCTCGCCGGGTCCTGCCCTGCCTCCCCACAGAGGAGTGGCCCAACCCCCCCACATTGCAGGAGGCCGGACTGAGCCACACGGAAGTCCTCTTTGTGCAGGACCTCACGGACGATTGA